Sequence from the Macaca fascicularis isolate 582-1 chromosome 16, T2T-MFA8v1.1 genome:
ATACATCAAGATGTTTGTACTGGACGAAGCTGACGAAATGTTAAGCCGTGGATTCAAGGACCAGATCTATGACATATTCCAAAAGCTCAACAGCAACACCCAGGTGAGGGCGGCCTTGCTTGAATCGTTAATGATtctggaagaaaaatattaagtgcCAGGGGAACCAAACTCTGGATTCTTGTCCTGAGCCTTTTTATGCATCCACTTCAGTTTTAGGTGTGGCTAGGGAAGGGAGCAGACCTTGGGAAGGATCCACTGCTCTAAGGCTGGCCTTTTTTTCCACTAGGTAGTTTTGCTGTCAGCTACAATGCCTTCTGATGTGCTTGAGGTGACCAAGAAGTTCATGAGGGACCCCATTCGGATTCTTGTCAAGAAGGAAGAGTTGACCCTGGAGGGTATCCGCCAATTCTACATCAACGTGGAACGAGAGGTGGGGCCCAGTGCAGGAGGCGGGCCTGGTAGTGAGTTGTTGGGTATAGCCCCTGACTGATTTTTGTCCCCTCACCTGCAGGAGTGGAAGCTGGACACACTATGTGACTTGTATGAAACGCTGACCATCACCCAGGCAGTCATCTTCATCAACACCCGGAGGAAGGTGGACTGGCTCACCGAGAAGATGCATGCTCGAGATTTCACTGTCTCTGCCATGGTGTGTTTGCCTGCTGCCAGCCCCTTGTGGGTCTGCCGATCAGAAGTGTCCTACTTTGAAGCCAGGGTTCCCGGAACCTATGTGCCTACCtggtttgttttctcttctaGCATGGAGATATGGACCAAAAGGAACGAGACGTGATCATGAGGGAGTTTCGTTCTGGCTCTAGCAGAGTTTTGATTACCACTGACCTGCTGGTGAGTAGAGGGAATTGACAGGAAAGGCAGAAGGGAGGATCCAAGGTGATTCCTGATCCAAGGTGATTCCCTCTCCAAGGGGACATCCAGTGCCCCTCTCAGGAAAGTAGCAGCTTGGAATAGAATCTGGCATGCCTAAGGCCTTTGGGGAACAGGGATGCTTATTTCCTCCGCCTTCCTTGGCTGCCTACATGGATGCCTAAGTGTCTCTTCGGGATAGTGTTCTCTCATGCACATGCTGAAGAGTTGTCTTTCTTGATGTAGGCCAGAGGCATTGATGTGCAGCAGGTTTCTTTAGTCATCAACTATgaccttcccaccaacagggaAAACTATATCCACAGGTAAGAGTAGATCTGGAACACTCTTCCACCCCCTCACGCCTGGCCCTCCCTGGGCTAAAGTTCCTGATGTTCCTCATCCCTTTCCTTGTTTTCCAGAATCGGTCGAGGTGGACGGTTTGGCCGTAAAGGTGTGGCTATTAACATGGTGACAGAAGAAGACAAGAGGACTCTTCGAGACATCGAGACCTTCTATAACACCTCCATTGAGGAAATGCCCCTCAATGTTGCCGACCTCATCTGAGGGGTTGTCCTGccacccagccccagccagggctcaatcttggggggctgaggagcagcaggaggggggagggaagggagccaAGGGATGGAcatcttgtcattttttttctttgaataaatgtcACTTTTTGAGGCAAAAAAAGAAGGAACCGTGAACATTTTAGACACCCTTTTCTTTGGGGTAGGCTCTTGCCCCAGGCGCCGGCTCTTCTCCCAAAAAAACACTAATCCATTT
This genomic interval carries:
- the EIF4A1 gene encoding eukaryotic initiation factor 4A-I isoform X1, translated to MSASQDSRSRDNGPDGMEPEGVIESNWNEIVDSFDDMNLSESLLRGIYAYGFEKPSAIQQRAILPCIKGYDVIAQAQSGTGKTATFAISILQQIELDLKATQALVLAPTRELAQQIQKVVMALGDYMGASCHACIGGTNVRAEVQKLQMEAPHIIVGTPGRVFDMLNRRYLSPKYIKMFVLDEADEMLSRGFKDQIYDIFQKLNSNTQVVLLSATMPSDVLEVTKKFMRDPIRILVKKEELTLEGIRQFYINVEREEWKLDTLCDLYETLTITQAVIFINTRRKVDWLTEKMHARDFTVSAMHGDMDQKERDVIMREFRSGSSRVLITTDLLARGIDVQQVSLVINYDLPTNRENYIHRIGRGGRFGRKGVAINMVTEEDKRTLRDIETFYNTSIEEMPLNVADLI
- the EIF4A1 gene encoding eukaryotic initiation factor 4A-I isoform X2, whose product is MEPEGVIESNWNEIVDSFDDMNLSESLLRGIYAYGFEKPSAIQQRAILPCIKGYDVIAQAQSGTGKTATFAISILQQIELDLKATQALVLAPTRELAQQIQKVVMALGDYMGASCHACIGGTNVRAEVQKLQMEAPHIIVGTPGRVFDMLNRRYLSPKYIKMFVLDEADEMLSRGFKDQIYDIFQKLNSNTQVVLLSATMPSDVLEVTKKFMRDPIRILVKKEELTLEGIRQFYINVEREEWKLDTLCDLYETLTITQAVIFINTRRKVDWLTEKMHARDFTVSAMHGDMDQKERDVIMREFRSGSSRVLITTDLLARGIDVQQVSLVINYDLPTNRENYIHRIGRGGRFGRKGVAINMVTEEDKRTLRDIETFYNTSIEEMPLNVADLI